The Candidatus Nanohalovita haloferacivicina region GGAATGATCAAGCAGATCCTCTAGAGAGACATACATGAATCCCAGTTCTTCCTCCAGGCTTTCATCTCCATAAGGATCGTAGGCCACCACATCCATGCCAAAACCTCTGGCAATCTTGATCACGTTCTGGCCTATTGCGCCGGTACCGATAACTCCAAGCTTCTTTCCATGAAGATCAAATCCTCTAAGGCCTTCATGATCAAAGCTGCCGTTATCAACTTTTCTAATCGCCTCATAAATCTTCCTGCTTAAGCTGAGGATAAGCCCGAAAGTATGCTCTGCCACAGTGCTACCTCCATATTGCGGCACGTTGCATACTGTAATGTTGTTTTCTTCCGCTGCTTCAAGATCTACGTGGTCGTATCCTGTGGATCTACAGGCCACAAGATCGATTTCAAGGCTGTCTAAAACCTTTTCATTGATATGAGAGTCAACAAACACTGTTACAGCGTCGAAGCCCTCGGCCTTCTCTACCGTCTCCTCTGTGAGTGAGTCGGAGAAGAACTCTATCTCTAGATTTGAGGTTTTTCCTTCCAGATACTCTTTTTCCCATTCTTCCGCGTCAAACCATGCTACTTTCATTTTTGATCAGTGTGCTGTCCATCCGCCATCTACAACCAGGTTTTCTCCTGTCACAAAGTTACTTTCCGAAGAGGCCAGGAAGGCCACAGCATTTGCAATATCCTCAGGCTCTCCGACTCTCGGAGAAACAGTATTGGACTCGATAAACTGCTTCTGCTCCTCATCCTCAAGCATTTCCTCAGTCATAGCAGTTCTGATAACTCCAGGAGATACAGAGTTCACATTGATACCCTCCGGCCCATAATCAAGAGCCATTTCACGGGTAAGCTCGACTACGCCGCCTTTAGAAGCACAGTAAGCTGCGTTCTGGCCATAACCAACGATACCTGCGATACTGGCAATGTTAACTACATCTCCCTCAATATCTTCCTTCAGCATGTGATCAATCACGTGCTTGCTGCACAGGAACTGGCCATCAAGATTGACCTCGATAGTCTTCCTCCAGTCCTCCATATCGGTCTCATCAGCGGATCCGGGAATATGGATTCCGGCATTATTCACAAGAACATCAATCTGGCCGTACTTCTCCGCCGCCTGAAAAACAGTATCCTGAACTGACTCCTCATCACTGACATCAGTCTCAATAAAAACGGCCTCACCACCTTCCTCATTAATCATTTCGTGTGTAGTCCTTCCATCCTGATTAGGTTCTCGCCGAACATCAGCAACAACCACGTTAGCGCCTTCATCACCAAGTTTTTGAGCAATAGCTCTTCCGATACCGGAAGAGGATCCTGTAACAATCGCAGTCCGACCTTCAAATCTATTCATAGTAATTTTATCACCTTCATAACTGCAACTGGAACAGGCCTGACTATAAAACCTGCTAGTAAATAACTCAAAATTCTTCCAGCTCTCTAACCTCAGGCCTCAAAGAGTCTCCATCAACCACATTATTCTCACGCAGAACATTCAAGTGATAGCTCAGCGTAGAACTATCGATATTAAGAGAATCAGCAATATCAGACTTCTTATCGGCCTCAACCAAACCCCTTACAATCTCTTTCTTCTTTTCATCTCTCAAAAGGCCTAGAATACATTTTTTAACGCATAAATTCTCGAGAGGACACTCTTTACATGCGGAAGGGCTGACATATTTTTTATCTTTCTTCACTACATCAGCTTTACGTAAATGATACTGTAATTGGCCGTTAGCCATTTCAAAACTTTCTTTCAGCTCTGTAAAGCTGATGCCTGGATTGTTCTCCACCTCTTTCTCTATCCTGGCTTTCACAGTAAACTATTGTGGCCCGGTATTTGAATATTTTACCAGTAGAAAGTTAAGCCCGGCCAGGACAAGAATTGTTCATGATCTGTATAGCTTCTCTAATAGTTTTCTCCATACTGGGGATTTTCTCCGCAAAATACAGAACCCTGGCCAAAGAGGCCTTCGACTGCATGATCGACAAGGCAGTAGTAGGTGAATGCGACTCTGACTTCGAAGATCGCGTAAAGGCCATGATTATAACACCGCTGCTAGGAAAATATCCGTGGGCAGCAAAATTTGTTGACAGATACCTAGACAAGATCGCAATAATATTCGTCATAGTCTTCATCATAACATTCCTGATCAGCCTCAGAGCCCTTGTAATGCTCTACATCTACGGATCATGCAAAGGCCCTGAAACAGGATGCGCAGCGTCAGGAATCCTGGAGGCAATCCTATGAGAGAAGAAGACTTTCCAGTACTCCAGAACAGAGAAGTTACATATCTAGACAGCGCATGCATGTCACTCAGGCCTGAAAGAGTGATACAGTCTGTGGAAAAATACTACAGAGATCTCTCATCATGCCCAGGAAGAAGCAGCCACAAACTCGGAAGAGAAACAGGCGACAGAATCAACAAAGCCCGGGCAACGGTATCAGACTTCATAGACGCAGGCCACAAAGACATAGCATTCACCTCAGGAACTACAGAGGCCCTGAATCTGGCAGCAAAGGCCTTTTCCAATATGAATGTTGTAGTTTCTGATAAAGAGCATAACTCCAACCTGGTGCCATGGCAGAAAAACAATATCGATGTACTGAAGACGGATGATGGGATAGATCTTCAGGCCCTATCCGAAAAAGTCGATGAAAATACCGTAGTTTCTCTTCACCATAAATCCAATATTGATGGATCTGAGCTACCTGTAGAGGAAATATCGGAAATAGTCCACGAAAAGAACGGTTATCTGGTTGTGGACGCGGCACAGAGCATTTCCCACAGGCCTGTATCAGTAAACGAAATCAATCCTGATGTGCTTGCATTTTCAGGTCATAAAATGTTCGGGCCTAGCGGTACCGGCGTGCTCTACGTCTCTGACAGGGCAAAAGAATTATTCAGGAATGTCAAGACAGGTGGCGGAGCGGTCAAAAACACGACCTTCCAGGAGGCCGAGTTCAAATCCTTTCCTAGCTGTGTAGAGGCCGGTCTTCCAAATGCTGCAGGGATCATAGGTCTCGGAACCGCAGTAGAATATATTGAAGAAGTGGGGATAGGAGAGATTGAAAGCCATGAGCAGAAGCTCTCTAGACTTATCAGACAGAAAACTCGAGAAATTGAAGGCCTGAAAATTGTAGGTGATCACGGAACCGGTGTGTTCTCCTTCTCTTTTGATAACGTCGGTGCACATCAGGTATCCGAAATGCTGGACAGAAAAGATATCGCGGTAAGATCGGGCCGCCACTGCGTCCACTCATGGTTTAACAGCAGAGATATTGAACCAAGCTTCAGAGCATCACTTCACATGTATAACACCGAGGAAGACATTGAGAGGCTTTTTGAGGTCCTTAAGCAGATCTCGGTTTTGAACTAGGGATTTGATTCAAAAGACTGCAGTGCCATTCAGTTTTCTATGCTTACAGTCGATCCTTCATCTGTGCTTGGCAGTGGGGAAATTGCCCTCAACATTGTTAGGTTTCTGATTACGTTCGCAGTTGGAGCAGTAATCACGAAAGTAGTAGTCATGCCTCTAGTAGGCAGAGCAGTATCCAGAAAAGCAGATACAAGAACACACCACAGCATAGTGAACTTTGCAGGCCTCTCAGGACTTTTCATATCCTTTACTATTGCGTTACAGGCAGGGGACTTTGGAAACCTTGCATCTATAATTGGAGCAATCGCAGCAGCCTTAACAGTTGCAGTAGGTTTCGGAATGAGGGATCAGGTCTCAAATATCATGGCCGGAGTATTCCTCTACTTTGACACACCTTTCGTAAAAGGAGACTTCATAGAGGTCAACGGCCAGTCAGGAGTAGTAAGAGAGACAAATCTCCGAGATACTGTTATCAAGGATGAAAGCAGCCAGAAAAAAGTCATTCCAAACGCAATGATCACAGGCAACCCAACAATCAACTACACAAGATCCGATAAAACCAGGAGAGCATTCAAAGTAGATCTTGACCCGGAGAAAATCGATGAAACAGAAGAAACACTGGCCGAAGCCGCAGCTGAAACATCAGAAATCCTGGAAAAACCAGAGCCAAATACAAAGATCGACGCAGAGGAGAAGAAAGCAGTACTCCACTACTGGATAAGAAACCCGCGGAAAGCAGAATCAATTGAATCAGATCTATCAAGACTTTACCTAAAGAAGGCCTCAGAAAAAGGGCTCTTGAAGAAAGAAGAAAAGGAATAGAGAAAGATTTAACACAATTACATCAGTAAAAATTCTCTATGAACACTAAAGGCCTGAAAAAAGGTGTTTTTCAGTGAGAAAACCAGAGAAAAAAGTATACGGAATATGGATTATACAGGCCTTTATACCAGTAATAATTCTTTCAGCACTGTTTTCATGGCCTATCCAGCAGTTTTCATCACTGAATGTTTTCACAGGGTTTGCATCGATTTTCGTTGTTCTCTCGGCTTTAGCAGTTCTCTACACGGTTTATCGTTACAGGGCCTGGAGTTTTGAGATGAAAGAGGATCATCTCTATCTGGAGCACGGTGTATTCAGAAAAGTTTACTCAATGGTTCCTTACGTGAGAATACAGCATGTTGACACTCAGAGAGATGTGCTTGACAGGTTTTTCGGCCTCTCCAGAGTAGTGGTCTACACTGCAGGATCTAGAGGCGCGGATGTAACAGTACCGGGCCTTCTGCCTGCTGACGCCGATGATATTCAGAGAAAGCTCAGAGATGTTGCTATTGAATCAGAGGACAGAGATGCAGTATGAAACTTGCTAAAGAATCAATACTGTACAAGGCAGTTCAGAACGTACTGGCCTTACTGGCGATCTTCCTTTTCTCAGGATCAACATCTCTGCAGGCCTTTAATCTTGCTGCTGCACTCGTAATAGGAGCACTGTTTATTGTTACAATTTCTTCATCGCTTCTCTGGCAGTACCTTGTCTGGAAAAACTATTCCTATAGAATAGAGGCTGAAGGAGTCCAGATAAAGCATGGAGTAGTCAGGAAGAATCAGAGGGAAATCCCTCTACGCAGAATACAGAACGTTGACATCAAGAGAAATATCGTGCACAGAATGCTGGGTATTGCACAGGTAAACCTGGAAACAGCTGGTGGAGGAACCACAGAGGCCTCATTCAAGTTTGTAGATCTGGATGAAGCCCGTAATATCCAGCAGAAAGTAAGAAGGTTGAAGAAAGGAGAATCTGAAGAGGAAGCTGATGAAGAAGACAGAGAACTACTTTTCGAACTCAATCAGAAAGAACTGGGGGTTCTCTCAGCGACATCTATTCAGGGAAGAGCAATTGCAGGCCTTTTCGGAGTAATAGGAATTATGGGAGGGTTTCTAGGCTCTCAGATAGAAGGTTTTGGTCTTCAGACTGCAGTTGCATCCTTCTTTGTCTTATCGGCAGGTCTTCTGGTTGTCTGGGTTTCCAGCGCAGTGACACAGTTCTTCAGATTCTTTGATTTCAAGCTGTATCGAGCTGATGACTCTCTGGAGTATGAGAGAGGCCTTATTAACAGATCGGAGGGAAGTATTCCTCTTGAGAAGGTGCAGAAGCTTACTATTGAGGAGAATCCTCTCAAGAGATGGCTTGGCTATTCTACTCTGAAGATTGAAACTGCTGGTTACTCCGCAGAGCAGTCAATGGAGCAAGGCCCTGAATCTGCTATCCCTATCGCTGAAAAGAGCAGGGTAATTGATTTTGCTCACAGCATTCAGGATTTCAACGATCTATCTCTGGGAAGTATTCCTGGAAGGGCCAGAAGAAGATACATCGGCCGCTACACGATTCTTTCCACGGTTCTTCTTGGAGCAGGAGTCGTTGTTGATGCTTTCTACGGCTTCAACTACCTGGTCCTGCTGGCTCTGTATCCTATCTCGCTCGTGGCAGCTCACTTCAAATGGATTAACAAAGGGTATGGGTCCGGAGAATCTCATTTCTTCACCATGAACGGATTCTGGAATAGAGAGACAATGATCGTGCCGTACTACAGAATTCAGAACCTGATCGAGAGCCAGACACTTCTACAGAGAAGATGGAATCTCTCATCACTTACACTGGACATTGCCGGTACCTCACCGTTCCAGAAAGATGCAGTAGCAGAAGATCTCGATACAGTAGAGGCCCGGAAGCTGAGGGAGGAAACATTCGATAACTTCAAGAAATCTCTTCAGTAAATCTAGGCCGCATATTCTTCTATTTCTTTATTTTCTATCAGAACTTTCTCAACCATCTCCAGTCTCTCAAGGTCAACAGATCCCGGCATGTAACGACTTGCTGAAGAGGAAGAAGTACGGCTCTTAACAACTTCCAGATCTTCCAGAACACTGAGACATGTGCCGGCAACCGTCACACTAAGCGGGAACTTCTTGGACACCTTCGACGAGTTAAACGACGTGGCCCTCTTGACCGAAAAATATCTGAGGAAGGCCTTGCATAGATAGAAATTCCGGGTAAACATCTTGAATCCGCGGTCATTGAAGTCCTTGGCCTTTGCTACATCATCAACCAGTCGCTGATCTATCTCCTGCATAACAAGAAAGTTTGAACTGCATAAATTAAAGAAATAAGGTGGGCTAGTAGAGGGCCTTCATCGCGAAAGACATTTTCTCTCTAGGTGGCTTGGCACCACAGTTCAGACAGTTATGTTCTTCTGAAGGCTTCATGTATCCGCACTCATCGCAGGATTTTCGCAAGGAAACCACCTCTTTCATCGTTATCAAGGAGTTTAAGCGATACATAATCGGGTTCAGGTTCGCGGCCAGCAGCTCTTATCATTCTCTCCAACCTCTAACCAGTAATTCCTCTTCAGGCCCTAATAAGGCGACTCGCAGCTGTCCGATATGTCCGATAAACAGATTAAATAATCTCAAACAGGCCCTGGGAAATATTTACAGCGGTTGAAGGCTGATGTCCGAAAGACCATTTAAGCTTGAATCTCGTATCGCCTAATATGACAGACAAACTCAATATTCTAGTTGTTGAGGGAACGGCCCGTGAAGGCCGAAAATCTATCAGACCAGCAAGATACGTGACCCGCAAGTTATCGGAAAGAGGCCACGAAGCAGAGCTCTTCGACCTCGGAGAAAGAGACGTTCCAATGCTTAAGCATACGCGTTACAGCGACAACGACAAGCACCCGGAAGATATCGAGGTTTTCGGACAGAAAGTTGAAGAGGCCGACGGCCTCGTAATTGTCTCACCGGAATACAACCACTCCATGCCTGGCTCCCTGAAGAATCTTCTTGACCATCTTTTCCCTGAGTACGATGGAAAGGCCTTCTCATTTGTAACAGTTTCTGGTGGAGGATTTGGCGGTGTAAGAGCTCTCAGCCATCTTCACGATGTTGCGCTTGAGTTCGGTGCTTATGTAGGCCCTGACATTCCTGTATCAAATGTAGGAAGCACCTTCAACGAGGATTCAGAGCTTAAAGATGAGAACTATGAGGATAGGTTTGAATCATTCCTTGACGATGTAGAGGAGCACACCAGAAAGTTCTCCTAAAAAAATTCTTTTTTCTTCTCAAAAATTTTCTCTTTACATTACTCCTACGTACTGAAGGCCTTGGAAAACACTGTATGAACACACAGCTGAAATTACCGGGGTCAAAATCCAGAAAGTTACCACGTGATGAATAATGTCCGGGTCGAAAAGCTGTTTATCCGGAATATCGTCTTCTGATTCTTCTCCGATCTTCTTGCTGTTTTCATCGGATTTCAGTGCTGCTGTCTTCATTGGCGGGGCCTCTCCCTGAATAGCGTCCTTCACTTTGACTGTTCTTGAGGCTCTTCCCCATCCAAGGCCTGTGATGCACATTGTTGCTGAGATTGCAAGGCTTGCGGGAATCCCCATTTTTGACAGTATTGTGATGATTGATGCTGAGACTGTGGATACGATCAGGGCTGCAAGAAGAGGCATGTCGGTTATTCCTTCTCCGACAGTGTCGAGAGTCTTCCTTGCGATTGTGAATCCTCCGATGCTCATAGCTCCTACCGCGAGAAGAATTCCCATATTCATAGTTACTGGTGTGGTTGGGCTGCTTACAAGAGGAGCTACAGCATTTGCTACATTTGAGGCGCCTGCGGAAAAGGCCATGTAACATGCTATAACAATTACCAGTACGCTGCTTACGAACTCTCCTCTGCTCGTTCCGTCAACAAGCTTGATAGGTACAGGGGAGAACCTGAATTCGAACATTTTTCCATCGCTCTTGTCTATTTTGAACTTCTCATCGAGATGGGTGTACAGATATCTGCCGATAAGGCCTCCCGCCAGAAATGCCACTGCCGGTGCTACAAGCCACCAGGACATGATCTTTCCCATGACGCTCCATCTGATGGTTTCTGTAGCTACTCCGAGGCCTGCTATTGCTCCTACAGCTGTCATTGATGTGGAGGCTGGTACTCCTGAAAGGTTTGAGATCAGCAGGCTGAGGCCTATGAAGAAAAGTATTATTACGGAGGCCATCATGGTGAATTCGGAGGAAGGAACAATCTTGCCCCCCATTGTCGCGATAACGTTTCTGCCTAGTGTCCAGCCTCCCAGCAGGGCGAAGACTGTCATAAGTCCGGCTGCACCGGTTTTTGAAACCAGTTTACTGCCTACAGATGGTCCGAATGCAACTCCTGTCGATGATCCACCGATATTTATTCCTACAAATATTGCAGCAACTACTGCAAATACAACTAAAAGTGTGAAACTCAGTGTTGATCACCCTAGAGGCCCGTTTCTAAACATTCCATCATACATGAGAACCAGTGCGATTGCTGCGCCTGCGCCAAGAGTATAGGCTACAGATATTTTGGTTACAGCTCCAACAGATCCTCCTGCAACCAGACTAGTTGTTATTCCGGCCAATATTTTGTCGTAGTAATCAAGATTTATAGAAAACATAACTACTATTTACCCTGAAAATTCTTAAAGGCAAACGTTGGCCTCATTTTATTTAAGTCCCTTTTCTAGCGTGTCTAATCAATGCGTCGATTCTCTCCTCTGCTCTTGACTCACGGCCTTTTTCAATCAAGCCCTCAACTTCATGAAGGTTGCTGCGGTAGATTCTCTTTTCCTCCTCTTCCATCTTCTTGATTTCATCCTTGAGGATCTCTGTCTTCTCTACAAGACTGTTCTCCTGCAATTTAATGTACAGGATTGCAGAAGTCGCTGACAGAAGCGATCCAATTCCTACCGCAACAAACAGAAGAATCTTCAGATCAAGGCCTCCATTTTTCTCCTGCTGTTTATCTTCTTTAATGTTCTTTTCTTCATTAACTGCTGTTTTTCTGTTCTTCTCAAGGCCTATAGTGTATATTGAGAAGTTTTCAAGTCGGGCCTCTACCACCACGTCCTCCTCTCTTTCAGTCAGTTTGAACTCTTCTCTAACCCAGTCCTTCTTTTTGTGCAGGAGCACGATATCTGTGACGGTTGCATTCCTGTCTTCGAGCCATGATCTCTCTACCGTGAAATTGATGTCCATACTGGTTCTATTCTCAGGTTTGATATCCCAGGACTTGTACACTTCAGAGGCCTCTGTAGTATCTACTTTTTCAACAGGCCTGATCTCCACGTAGGTTTCCTCATCGGTGCTGATTGACTCGATCGAGAGATCTTCTTCCTCAACCTGAACAGGTTCTCTTTCACCGGTTCTGATTACTGTGCTGTTCTGTTCCGTATTATTCTCCTCATTCTCTGTAGTCTGATTTTCATTTTCATCCGTTGAATTTGTGGCTGGAGGTGGTGGTGAAATACTGCCTATAGAGCTGGAATCTGAATTCTCGGAGCTGCCTCCGCTTCCTGAATCCTGATCAGGTTCCTCATAGCTGAAACTGTAGCTCCAGTTTGATTCGTGGCCTACATTGTCGGTGAAAGATCCTTGAATAGTATGATCTCCTGTATCGAGGCCTGTAACTGATACAGATACCGAGCTGTTAGACCATTGAACAGAAGAATTGATTTCCTCTCCATCGAAGAGAATTTTGCTTGATGTGGTGTTCAGGCCTGAGCCAGAGGCCTCTGCAATGTTTGCTGTGAAATCTATGCTATCTGAGTTGACAACTGTGTTTTCTGATGGCTGATAGCTTGTAGGAGCTGGTTTCTCTGAATCAATGCTCAAGTTCAGAACTTCTGTATCCAGGTTTCCTGCGTAGTCATAGCAGGATAGAGTGTGATTCAACTGCCCGTTTTCAGCAAGTTCGATAGTTCCATTAACCTGGCTGACAACTCTTTCATCGTTGTTTGAGATTCTCAGTTCGCTTATATTCCCGAAAGAATCGCTGCACACTGTGGAAACGTTGACACCGTCTTTGTACCAGGTCTTCCATGTTTTATTGCTTTTTATTTCGGTCTGTAAAACTGGCTTAGTGGTGTCTACAGTGAAAGACTTGGAGAGGTTTCTCTGGTTTCCTGCAGAATCCTCTGCAAATACCTGAAGAGAATGAAGGCCTTCAGAAAGGTTTTTCACAGAGATGCCATTGCTCAGGTTTTTCTCTGAGCCATTGTCTATCTTGAAAGTTCCTTCTACAGGTTCAGTACTGTTTAATGAAATTGAAGGATTTGAAGTGCTGAGATTATCGTTATCAGAAATATTTATCGATATGAATGGCCTGGTATTGTCGATCCAGAAATCTCTACTCTCCTCCAGTTTGTTGCCTGCTAGATCGGTGGCTGAATAAGTTATAGAGTACTTACCATCGCTGTAGTTTGATGTGTTAATTGTTGAGTTGAATCCTCCTTTTTTCAAAGTGCTTCCGTTTTCTATAACGTATTCTGAGTTGTTTAGGCCTGAGAGGCTGTCTGATAGAGAGGCTTCGATGTTCTGAAGGCCTGAGATATTTTCATTGTCGCGCGGTGTTGCCTGACTTATTTCTGGGTCTGTCAGGTCGATTGTTATGTTGTCTTTTTTCTTGCTGTATTCTGTATTGGTGTACTGGGCCCGGAATGTGATGTTGTGGACTCCTTCTGTCAGATTGATTGAGGTGTTAGGTGTGAAGGTTGTGTTGGAGTTGCTTATTTCGTATTTCCAGTCGTATATTTTCTGATCAGCGGAAACCTCGAGAGGAACATTGCTGGAATTCTGGTACTGAATATCTTCCAGATTGCTTTCGATTGCTGGTTCTGACACGGACTGCTTCCATGAGATATTCCAGCTTTCAATAGTTGCTGATTCGCTGCCGTTCACAGAGGCCTTAATTATCACTGCATCGGTATCAAGAAGGCATTCATCCACTTTTTCACTCTGTATATCCGAGCATACTGTCTGGTTGGTATCAGCGTCAATCAGGTCTATAGTAGCTGAGCTATTTGTCTGGGCCTGGAATCTGTCCCAGAGAACAAGGTTTTGCGGCCTCAAGGTAAGACTCTTCGCAGTGCCTTCTACTTTGTTGTTGATCAGGGATTTTTTCTGGCCCGGGTTTAGACTGCCTATGTCTCTTTCAGAGGAGTAGTTCCAGTCACCTGAAATGTTTCTATCGAGAGATCGGTCTCTGAAGTAGGCCTCGTGACCTGTTTCCAGTGTGAAGTTGCAGCCAGCGGTTCCTATACTGAGGCAGTCAATAACTTCTCCTTCCGGATTCAAGAGTTTGACGGTTTCTGTCTGGCCTGATGTAGCTATAGAGTTGAAGTCGCTGGATCCTTCGGCCTTGGAGTAAACTTCTCCTGCATCAACTGTCTGATTTCCGAAGACTCCTCCCTGATCTATCAAACCAGAAGTAACTTCGTAGCCTGCGATATTCAGGTTTTCTCTAGTTGATACAACTTCTATACTGTCGTTTGTTCCTCTGAAGTATTCGTTTATCATTAAGGAAGGCTGTTCTGGCTGATCAATCATCAGCTTATTTTCTTTTATCTCTGCATCGCCTGTTATCTTCTGAACTCCTGTCTCGGTCCTGAAGGTGTCCTCCCAGCTGGTTAGATTTTCTACAGTGAAAGAAACTGTCTTTGAATCATTGTTGCCGTAGACATCTCCAGACTTGAGTGTTAAGTTGTTAGCGCCGGGAGCAAATTTGGCCTCTGAAATATTTCCGCAGGACTCCAGATCAAAACTTTTCTCCGAGTTAATAGCGGCCTTACAGTATTCGATTTCAGAAATATCAGTGATTGAATAGTTGAGATCTATGCTGTCTCTGTAGTAGGTAGTGTTTGTAGGACTTTCGATAGTATGTTCTGGAGGCTGTGAATCAACCTTGAGATCTACACTCTTTGTCTTCGTGGTACCTCCCTGTTCAAGGTAGAACTCTACTGAATGAGATCCTTCCGAAAGAGTAACCTGTTTCTGATAATAGTCCGAGTAATTGTTAAGAGACTTGTTAGGGCCTCCGTCGACTGTATACACTGCAGTGTCCAGAACTGCTGTAGAGGAAACGTTAAGCCAGACAGCGTCCGTCGTATAAGTTCTGTTTTCTGGATCTTCAACAGTTACATAGAAATCAAGCTCATTTACAGCGGCCTCCGCATCCAGAAGACCGTAGCCTCCTTCATTCGCTGTCAAACCGATATCCTCGGTAGAATTATACAGAAGATTCTTTATTTCTCCCGGTTTCAGGCCTGGTTCTCTGCTTTCAAGAAGTGCGGCTACACCGCTGACGAAAGGAGTGGCCATTGAAGTACCCTGAAGATACTGGTAGTTTCCGTTGAGAACTGTGGATCTTATAGATGAGCCTGGTGCAGCAATGTCAACTTCAGGCCCCTGGCTGGAATAACCTGCCTGCATATCTGATGAATTTGTTGCAGCTACTGCAATAGCTTCCCTGTATTTTGCAGGGTAGTCCACGCAGTCAGTACAGGGCCCTGCATTTCCTGCCGCCACGACCACGGTAGTACCCTGGTTGTCCGCGTATTCTACTGCGTTTTCCAGAGTTGTAGAACCTGAAGGAGCACCCAAACTTAGAGATGCAATATCCATGTTTTGGTCAGCTGCATAGACTAGCGCGTCTGCAACATTACTCAGTGACCCTGTACCGGTGTAGTCAAGAACCTTGTATCCATGAATCGATGCGTTGGGCGCCACACCAATTATTCCCTGGTTGTTGTCCTCCGCT contains the following coding sequences:
- a CDS encoding inorganic phosphate transporter, coding for MSFTLLVVFAVVAAIFVGINIGGSSTGVAFGPSVGSKLVSKTGAAGLMTVFALLGGWTLGRNVIATMGGKIVPSSEFTMMASVIILFFIGLSLLISNLSGVPASTSMTAVGAIAGLGVATETIRWSVMGKIMSWWLVAPAVAFLAGGLIGRYLYTHLDEKFKIDKSDGKMFEFRFSPVPIKLVDGTSRGEFVSSVLVIVIACYMAFSAGASNVANAVAPLVSSPTTPVTMNMGILLAVGAMSIGGFTIARKTLDTVGEGITDMPLLAALIVSTVSASIITILSKMGIPASLAISATMCITGLGWGRASRTVKVKDAIQGEAPPMKTAALKSDENSKKIGEESEDDIPDKQLFDPDIIHHVVTFWILTPVISAVCSYSVFQGLQYVGVM
- a CDS encoding S8 family serine peptidase, with the translated sequence MKGLVTKLPVLLLAISVLFPLAAAQPVHTAANGDSYKGLAISSFASNQNYDVIIGLEERRSERVSAQAEKFNNSKVIGFGEKGSALSGNLTGKEIRDIARSHNISYVERDGEVEVLAQSPSWGWNRIDASSPVSNGIRGEGVDVAVIDTGLDDDHPDLNDNIAGGRAWTTCSSADTSNACNFNWTDDQKHGTHVGGIIAAEDNNQGIIGVAPNASIHGYKVLDYTGTGSLSNVADALVYAADQNMDIASLSLGAPSGSTTLENAVEYADNQGTTVVVAAGNAGPCTDCVDYPAKYREAIAVAATNSSDMQAGYSSQGPEVDIAAPGSSIRSTVLNGNYQYLQGTSMATPFVSGVAALLESREPGLKPGEIKNLLYNSTEDIGLTANEGGYGLLDAEAAVNELDFYVTVEDPENRTYTTDAVWLNVSSTAVLDTAVYTVDGGPNKSLNNYSDYYQKQVTLSEGSHSVEFYLEQGGTTKTKSVDLKVDSQPPEHTIESPTNTTYYRDSIDLNYSITDISEIEYCKAAINSEKSFDLESCGNISEAKFAPGANNLTLKSGDVYGNNDSKTVSFTVENLTSWEDTFRTETGVQKITGDAEIKENKLMIDQPEQPSLMINEYFRGTNDSIEVVSTRENLNIAGYEVTSGLIDQGGVFGNQTVDAGEVYSKAEGSSDFNSIATSGQTETVKLLNPEGEVIDCLSIGTAGCNFTLETGHEAYFRDRSLDRNISGDWNYSSERDIGSLNPGQKKSLINNKVEGTAKSLTLRPQNLVLWDRFQAQTNSSATIDLIDADTNQTVCSDIQSEKVDECLLDTDAVIIKASVNGSESATIESWNISWKQSVSEPAIESNLEDIQYQNSSNVPLEVSADQKIYDWKYEISNSNTTFTPNTSINLTEGVHNITFRAQYTNTEYSKKKDNITIDLTDPEISQATPRDNENISGLQNIEASLSDSLSGLNNSEYVIENGSTLKKGGFNSTINTSNYSDGKYSITYSATDLAGNKLEESRDFWIDNTRPFISINISDNDNLSTSNPSISLNSTEPVEGTFKIDNGSEKNLSNGISVKNLSEGLHSLQVFAEDSAGNQRNLSKSFTVDTTKPVLQTEIKSNKTWKTWYKDGVNVSTVCSDSFGNISELRISNNDERVVSQVNGTIELAENGQLNHTLSCYDYAGNLDTEVLNLSIDSEKPAPTSYQPSENTVVNSDSIDFTANIAEASGSGLNTTSSKILFDGEEINSSVQWSNSSVSVSVTGLDTGDHTIQGSFTDNVGHESNWSYSFSYEEPDQDSGSGGSSENSDSSSIGSISPPPPATNSTDENENQTTENEENNTEQNSTVIRTGEREPVQVEEEDLSIESISTDEETYVEIRPVEKVDTTEASEVYKSWDIKPENRTSMDINFTVERSWLEDRNATVTDIVLLHKKKDWVREEFKLTEREEDVVVEARLENFSIYTIGLEKNRKTAVNEEKNIKEDKQQEKNGGLDLKILLFVAVGIGSLLSATSAILYIKLQENSLVEKTEILKDEIKKMEEEEKRIYRSNLHEVEGLIEKGRESRAEERIDALIRHARKGT